The genomic region CCAGGGTATCTAATCCTGTTTGCTCCCCACGCTTTCGCGCCTCAGCGTCAGTTACAGCCCAGAGAGTCGCCTTCGCCACTGGTGTTCCTCCACATATCTACGCATTTCACCGCTACACGTGGAATTCCACTCTCCTCTTCTGCACTCAAGTCACCCAGTTTCCAGTGCGATCCGGGGTTGAGCCCCGGGATTAAACACCAGACTTAAATGACCGCCTGCGCGCGCTTTACGCCCAATAATTCCGGACAACGCTTGCCCCCTACGTATTACCGCGGCTGCTGGCACGTAGTTAGCCGGGGCTTTCTTCTCAGGTACCGTCACCTTGAGAGCAGTTACTCTCCCAAGCGTTCTTCCCTGGCAACAGAGCTTTACGATCCGAAAACCTTCATCACTCACGCGGCATTGCTCCGTCAGGCTTTCGCCCATTGCGGAAGATTCCCTACTGCTGCCTCCCGTAGGAGTCTGGGCCGTGTCTCAGTCCCAGTGTGGCCGATCACCCTCTCAGGTCGGCTACGCATCGTCGCCTTGGTGAGCCGTTACCTCACCAACTAGCTAATGCGCCGCAGGCCCATCCCCAAGTGACAGATTGCTCCGTCTTTCCAGTTCTCTTCAGGCGAAGAAAACAACTATTCGGTATTAGCTACCGTTTCCGGTAGTTGTCCCAAACTTGAGGGCAGGTTGCCTACGTGTTACTCACCCGTCCGCCGCTAACCATCAGAGAAGCAAGCTTCTCTTCAAGTCCGCTCGACTTGCATGTATTAGGCATGCCGCCAGCGTTCGTCCTGAGCCAGGATCAAACTCTCCAATAAAGTATTGAAAAGAGCGATAAGCTCATTTTGAATCTGACGATTCATTGTGAATCAAAAGTTACTATCCATTTGTTCAGTTTTCAAGGAACTTGTATGTCCTTTTATGTTGATGTTTGTCAACCAGACAGGAATCTTATCATATAATGTTAACTAACTTACTGTCAACACTTTGTTTTCGTCACCTTTCAAATGATTATGACAATCATTCGTTTGAAGCGACAAGAAATAATATATCATGTAGCGATTTATTTAGCAAGCATTTTTAATCTACCATTTGATATTATATAAATCTTCAACAACGGTATCTTGCCTTCAGCCTATATGCGGCACATTAACACAATATCTGAAACAAAAATGGAACCCTATTAAAGGCTACTTTATATCCAAGAAACATGTCCTTTCTATAATATTGATTTCTAAAACCATACGTAATAAGGATCTAGATGAAAGACAGCTAGAGTGCCCGATTTGGATAATGAGCCCTGCCCTTCTATTGGTTTGAAGAAAGTGATCCAAAAACTCTATAATAAGGTATATAGATATAGAGATAAGGCTAAGCAATCAAGTGTACTTCTTCATACGTAGTTATGAACAATCGTTAATCGTCTCGTATAAGTACCTTTACACCGATAACGCACTCCATTTGCAGTTGGCTATTACATATTAAAGTTCTGAATAAACTCATTACTAACCTATATGGGGTGATCGCACTTGAAACAATGGTTGAAGAACATGCGCAAAGGTTATGGCAAAAAGTTGGTTTCCATCCATGCTTGGAATGCCTGGATTGTTGTGATCCTTGCTATATCAGGTCTTATGCTGGTAGGCGGCTTTTGGCGAGAGATACTCGGGATCGGTCGTGTCTGGTTAAAATGGCTACATATCATCGTTGGGCTAGCTATGCTGGCACCCGTAGTATATTACTTGATTTTGGCCGGAAAGCACTGGAAACAGCTTCGTAATAGACCTTGGCAAAGGGTGAACACCATCTTTGTTCTTGCGCTGCTGGTAGGCTGGCTACTCTCGGGTATTGTGTTATGGCAGTTCAAGCTAGCTGGACCTCGATGGTCGAATGCTGCACTTTTGATCCATGACCTGCTGACTTGGGTGGGCTTGCCTTATATTATCTATCACTCCATAACTCGGACCAAATGGTTAAAGGACCCTGCACGTCGTGCGGTTAAAACTACTACAACTTCAACACAAACTCAAGATACAGCTGATCCATCTGATTCAATATCGGATGAAAAAGAAACTCCGGCTGCTATATCTTCTTCCCAGTTTGATCGCAGTTCCGAGAGAGATCCCCTCAAATCAGAGGAGCGACCTCAACCGGTGTATACACGACGAGCTTTCATCCGTTCTGCTGTCGGCGTTGGCCTCGCCGTGACTCTTGGACCTACATTTATATCCTGGGTAGGGCGAAATCTCAAGATCGATAACAGTATTGATAGCATGCTGGAGAACGATCCTAACCGTATGGTTCCTTTGCCACAACCGTTGTCTGCCTCATCACCTCCCATTGGAGGCGGAGCTGAAGGTCATTTCCGTGTATATACGGTTACGCCTATACCTTCCTTCTCCAATGCAAACTGGTCTTTCCGAATTGACGGACTGGTTGAACGGGCACAGGTTTGGAACTGGGAACAGTTTGTGAAGCTCGCGCGTACCGTACAGGTTAGTGATTTTCACTGTGTAACGGGCTGGTCTGTATATAAGAATACCTGGGAAGGCATTTCTCTTGCTCAGCTTTTGAAACAAGCCGGGGTCAAACCGGAAGCTCATAGTGTTAAGTTTTATTCCGGTGACGGCGTGTATACAGATGCCATTACAATGGATCAAGCGCAAATGGAGGATATTATGGTCGCTGTCATGCATGATGGCAAACCCATCCCGGCTGATCTTGGCGGTCCCGTACGGCTGGTCATTCCTCAGATGTATGCCTATAAATCAGTAAAATGGTTAAATCGCATTGAACTCATCGACAGCGAACATATTGGTTACTGGGAAGAGCGAGGGTATGATAAGGATGCATGGCTTACAGGCGCATCTCAACGCATCCCTAACAATTTAAGTGGATCAAGATAAGATAAGATAAGATAAGATAAGATAAGACTGGTGAGCTTTCATTCGTTGGGAGAAATAATTTAGATAAAAAGAAAAAGCCCCCGATCACATATTCGTGTCTTCGGGGGCTTTCTTATATGAACTCTTTTGTTCACCCTAGGGATTCAAAAGACGTACAAGTTCGTCCTCATCCTCAATCGTAGGAATACCAAGATCATGGGCTTTGGTTAGCTTACTACCTGCCTTCTCTCCGGCAATCACCAGATCTGTCTTTTTCGACACACTGCCTGTCACCTTCGCTCCGAGCGCTTCCAGTCTTTGCGTTGCCTCTTCCCGCGTCAATTGATGCAGCGTTCCGGTCAAGACAACCGTTTTACCACTGAAGAAGGAATCTTCCACAACAGCAACGGCTGGTGCCTCAGGTGCCTGAGCTTTCACACCCAAGTTGAGCATTTTCTCAATTGCAGCCTGTGTAAACGGATCTGCAAAAAAGTTTACGATGCTCTCTGCCACAATACCACCGACGTCGGGTAGTTCAACCAGTTCTTCCACGGTTGCATTCATAATGGCGTGCAAATCTCGATAATGATCAGCGAGCATGCGCGTTGTCGATTTACCTGTGTTCGGAATACCCAGTGAGTATAAGAAGGAAGCCAAGTCTCTATCTTTACTAAGCTCAAGCGCAGCGATAAGGTTGTTCGCTTTCTTTTCCCCAAACCGCTCCAGCTTCACCAGATCATCAAACTGTAACGTATACAGGTCGGCAGGCTCACGTACGTTCAATTCATCATACAACTGAATCGCTGTTTTCTCACTGAACGTCTCGATGTCCATAGCATCCCGGGAAGCAAAATGGGAAATACGTGCCACCGTTTGCGGTTTACACGCAAGCCTATTGTTACAGAACAGATGCGCTCCGCGTTGCTCCAGTGGGAATCCACATGCAGGACACTGCTCAGGGAAGACGATCTCCTCGCCATCACTCTCCTCTGTCACTTTACCCAGAATTTCTGGAATGACGTCATTGGAGCGACGGATAAAGACCCGTGTGCCCAGAGCGAACTTCAGATTTTTGCGCTCAATATCGCCGACATTGTTCAGAGTACAGTTCTGTACCGTTACCCCGGCAAGTTCAACGGGTTCTACCCGTGCCAGCGGAGTTACTTTGCCAGTACGACCCACATTCCATACCACAGCGTTAAGAACTGTCGTGGTCTCTTCTGCCTCGAATTTATATGCCACTGCCCAGCGAGGGAATTTATCGGTATACCCTAGCACCTCGCGTGTGCGCATGTCTGTAATTTTGATAACAGCTCCATCGATCAGATAGTCTAGCTGCCCCCGGTTCTCCTGAATCGCGGCCAGTTGTTCCATCACATCATCAAACTCATGGAAATAAGTAATCGATGGATTAACTTTGAAGCGGTTCTCACGTAGGAAGTCCATCATCTGCTGATGATTGGCAAATTGAATGTCATCCGAATAACCTACATTATAAAAATAAGCATTCAACCGTCGCTCAGCCGTCGCCTTCGGATTCAGGTTGCGGAGCGCTCCTGCTGCTGCATTACGCGCATTCTTGAGTGGCTCTGCCGCTGTCTCATTGTATCGATCCAAGACAGACAAATTCATGATGCCTTCACCCTGTACTTCAATCGTACCGCTTGTATAAGGAATTTTGAGCGGAACGGATCTGATCGTTCTCACCTGTGCCAAAATCCCTTCTCCTACGGTACCGTTCCCTCGTGTAGAGGCTTGCACCAATTCGCCGTTGGTATACGTCAGGTTCAGCGTCAATCCATCAAACTTCAACTCAATGACATAACCTGGTTCCGGTAAAGGCGTATCGGGATTTTTACTGTTATAGTCATTAATCAGTTTCAGTACACGAGTATTCCAGCTGCGCAGCTGCTCAATATTCTGCGCTTTGTCCAGACTCCATAATGAGGATAAATGGCGATGTGGGGTAAACCCCTTGAGCAGTTCGCCGCCCACACGCTGTGTTGGAGAATCAGGCAGAACGATGCCACTTTCCTGTTCCAGCGTAACCAGTTCATCGTACAGAAGGTCATACTCCTTATCGCTGATCTGTGGCTGATCCATCGTGTAGTACTGATAGTTATGCTGATTCAGCTCGGTAACGAGTTGCTCCATCCGGTGCATCGGGTCCATACAGGGCCATCCCTCCGTTAATTTGATCTATATATGTAGAACGAACACTCCTATTGCACGTGAACTCCGATAACAAAATAACGTTCCATCGTTGATATCACTACATAATTTCAATGAATGAATATCCACACCGACACTCCGATAACAGAATAACTTTCCGATCGCTGTTATCCCCGGATTTCTTTCAATCCATTTTAAAAGGTGGATATCCGGGGATAAAGGCGAACGCCTTGCTTCTTCAAGTTATTTCTGTTCTCTCCGTTATCACGCAAAAGGAAGTTTCGTTCAAAAATTATTCTACTTTCGTGATAGGGGCAAAGCCGGCAAGCAAACGTTTCACACCAACTGGAGCCGGGAAGGCAATCTGCAGTTCGGTATCATTACCTGTACCTTTAACTGCAACAATCGTACCTGTCCCCCATTTACCATGCTGCACTTTGTCTCCTGCCTTGAACCCTGCTTCACCATTAGAAGCTACCGGCTTGGAAGCAGATGATGGTGTAGAGTATGCTGGGCGAGACGTGCTCGTGGTCACACGCGAAGTTGGCGTGGAAGATGTAGCAGATGAACCGCTCTTGCTTTGGTGATCAAAGAGCTTGGTTCCACCACCGAAGTTACTTCCTCCACTGGAACCTAACCCACGTCCACCATATGAGCCGCCTCCGCTACTGCCACGACGGTAACGATCACGAGCCATAGAGGTGTCTTCCTTCAGCTCATCCGGAATCTCATCCAGGAAGCGGGAAGGTGGATTCGCTGTGGTACGTCCAAACAAGGTACGCATCTGGGCACAGGACAGGAACAGTTGCTCTTCCGCACGGGTGATCCCTACATAAGCAAGTCGGCGTTCTTCTTCCAATTCTTCATTGTCCATAAAGGCACGGCTATGCGGGAAGACCCCTTCCTCCATACCTACGATAAAGACAACCGGGAACTCCAGACCTTTGGCGCTGTGCATGGTCATCAGGGTAACAGCGTCGCTCTGATCCTCTTCATCATCGTTCATGCTGTCGATGTCAGCAATCAATGCAAGATCGGTGAGGAACGAAACGAGCGTTTTGTCTTCATTATTTTTCTCAAATTCCATCGTTACCGACAGGAACTCTTCAATGTTCTCCAGCCGTGCACGGGATTCGAGTGTGTTTTCATTTTGCATCTCAAGACGGTATTGGCTCATCTCAAGTATCTTCTCGGTTAATTCAGTTACAGACAGATATTCTACCATCTGATGCAGCGCAGCGATCATGTCATAGAACTCCACGAGCGCATTGCGCGTACGGCCAGCAAAACCAAGATCATCCACGACCTGCAGTACTCGGAAAATGGAAATTCCACGCTCTCCTGCCGCAGCCGCAAGCTTCGCTACCGTTGTATCACCGATGCTACGCTTCGGTACATTAATGATCCGAGTGAGACTGATATCATCGTCGGGGTTAGATAACAGGCGCAGATACGCCAGAATGTCCTTGATCTCTTTACGATCGTAGAACTTGATGCCGCCGACAATCTGATACGGAATATCAGACTTGATCAGAATTTCCTCTATAACCCGGGACTGGGCGTTGGTACGGTACAAAATCGCATGGTTCTGATAGGATTTGCCGTTCTTCACATTTTTACTAATCTCGGAAGTAACAAAATACCCCTCATCATGTTCGGAATCCGCACGGTATACCTTGATTTTCGAACCACCCTCTTTGTCCGTCCACAGTTTCTTCGGTTTACGGCCTGTATTCAGGCCAATCACTTCATTTGCTGCATTCAGGATATTGGAAGTAGAACGATAGTTCTGCTCCAGTAAAATCGTGTTTGCTTCAGGGTAATCTTTCTCAAAGTTCAGGATATTGCTGATATCCGCCCCACGCCAGCGATAGATCGACTGGTCACTATCCCCTACAACGCAGATGCGGTGGTGGCTGTCAGCGAGCATGCGGCACAGCATGTACTGTGCACGGTTCGTATCCTGATACTCGTCCACGTGAATGTACTGGAATTTCTTTTGGTAAAAGTCGAGGACTTCCGGTACTTCCTTGAACAGTTGAATCGTCTGCATAATCAGATCATCAAAATCAAGTGAGTTGTTGGCTCTTAACCGTTTCTGATACATCTTATATATCTTCGCTACAATACCCTCGAAATAGTCTCCTGCCTGCTTCTCATATTGCTCCGGACTGATCAGTTCATTCTTGGCCGTGCTCATCATCGATTGAACTGCTTTGGGTTCGAATTTCTTGGTATCGATATTTTGGTCTTTCATACAGCTGCGAATAACAGATAATTGGTCCGATGAGTCCAAAATACTGAAATTGGAAGTGAAGCCGATACGTTCAATATCACGGCGCAGAATACGCACGCACATGGAGTGGAAGGTGGATACCCAAATGTCGCGGCCTTGTGAGCCACCAACTAGTTGGGATACCCGGTCTTGCATCTCACGAGCGGCTTTGTTCGTAAAGGTAATCGCTAAAATGCCCCACGGGGGTGCCTTCCGTGTTGCAATGAGGTAGGCAATCCGGTGTGTCAGTACCCGGGTCTTGCCGGAACCGGCTCCAGCCATAATCAGCAACGGGCCATCCGTCGCCTCGACGGCTTGCCGTTGAGGGGTGTTAAGCCGTGCAACGGCATCATGTATATTTACAGGTTGCATGCATGCATGCTCCTTTCGTTGGTTGGTCTATAAAGCAAAATTAATAGGTTACACTCGTCACTAAGATGACAGAATAATCTTCCGATCGCTGTTATTCCCGGATTTTTCGATCTACTTTTCAAAGGTGAAAATCCGGTAATAAAGGCGCACGCTCCGCTTCTCCAGCTTATTTCTGTCCTCTTCGTTCTCGTGTAAAAATTAGTTTAGCTTATATTTAAGGAAAGTAAAAATAGAAGAGAGAACACTTCGTTTCCGTGTACACATAGTCCCTGTATACGAATTTCTTAAACAAGAAAAAATATCGGGTAATAAGAGTATGCTTAGGATTTAGCTTTCTTACAGAAAGCTTTTAACGAGCACTTCGTTTCGCCAGCTAACTTCTGTCCACTTTGTTCTCGTGTAAATGACAATACGCTCATATTTAGTCAGGGCAAGGTTCTATTTTAACAGATCATAAGGGGAAAATGGGGGATTGGTAAACTAAACCGATTAAACCGTTCCTTTCACAACCAACACCGTCTCAAGAGCCTTATTCAAATCGCTGTACACAATATTACCTACCACTACGGTATCTGCCACCTGGGCAGCTTGCGCGGCTTTCTCCGGATCATCAATTCCGCCGCCGTAGATAAGGTGTGCCCGATCCAGTTGTCTATATGTCTCACCAACAAGCTCCAGATCTCCGAACGTTCCGCTATACTCCATGTATACGATTGGCAGATTGAGCAGACGCTCTGCAGCCTGGGCATATGCCACCGCAGCTCCTGTCGTCAGTTCCGTATCTGCACCAGTCAACCGAGCTACCGTGGAGTTTGCATTGAGCACAATATAACCCTCGGCAATAAGCAAATCCCACGGGATGAGATAACCATAACGCTCTATCGCTTGCTGGTGGTGCCCAATCATCCATTTGCTGTCCGTTGCATTCAGGACCATCGGGATCAAATATCCGTCAAACCCGGGAACAACGGCTTCCAGATCAGATACTTCAAGCACACATGGCAACTCATAACGACGCACACGGGACATCAGGTCTACCGTGTTATCATAAGTAATTCCAGAAGATCCGCCGACGATAATCGCATCGGTCCCCGACATACAGACCAGATCGAGTTCTTCGTCCGTAATTTCCCGGTCCGGGTCAAGCTTAAATACATGTCTCCACTGCTTAATCATGTCTATCAACGAACATTCCTCCAGAGGTTCTTCTGCATCCTAGAAAGCTTGTAAACTAAGTCTAAGTCAGCAGGCAGTGAGTGTCAATGTTCGTATAAAAAGGGGAACAGAAAAAACATGAATTTTTACGGTTTCCAAGCAAAACGTGTGTTCATCTCATCCAGTTCCTGCTCCGTCAGCACGTCAGAGTATACCCCGTACACGCCCCATTTCTCATAGTTAGCCACCTGTTCAGTGTCATTGATGGTATGCACGTAGGTGACTGAGCCAGCACTATTCAGCTTGGCAACGAAATTCTGGTTCACTTTATATTCCGGCATGGTAACCGCATCAATATCATTCTTCTGCACAAAATTAACAACCTGAGCTTCTGTATCCTGTGTGGCATATAACGTATATATAATCGAAGGGAACGCATAGACTTCTTTCACCGTTTCAAGCATCGGTTCGTTATAGATTTGTACCACCACCCGATTCAGCACAGAGGGGTCATGTTCTTTGGCTGCATCCACCAGGGATCTTAACACCTGCTGAATATCCTCGTCCTTCTGTTCCTTGGTATCAGTAACGATATACATATCCGGATACTCGGCTAGTACATCTACAATGCCATCGGCATCCATGGGTTGATACATGCCCAAAATAGGCGTATTCATAAATTCATCATGTGTCAGCGCCCCGGCTTGTTTATCCTCCGGAAGCTCTTCGTCTTGTCCTAGCATTTTGCTCATATTAGCGGTCCATTCATGTCTGGCCACGGCTTTACGATCCGATGTCAGCATAAAGTCGATCTCAAATACACGTGTGCCTTTCTCGTAATTGGCGATCATCGCTTCATAGGCGTTGGTATATGGTTGATCACGAATGCTGCCCATTGCATGGGCGATTAATCTATATGCTGTAAATCCGTCCCGTTGTTCCTCACTCTCACTTTCATAGGCGAAAAAGAGTGTGCCCACGGTAACGATCATTAGTATTAACACGGCGGCAATGCGTTTCATATCACATTCACATCCTCAGTACCTTTTTGTTAGCTAACTACCCGAATTGAGGAGGTGTAAAACAAAACAGCCGCCCGGAGGCGACTGTTAAATGGTGGGATAGACTACGGATATTAATAACGTACGTTAATGTTCTCAGTCTGTTTTTTGCACACTCAACTCATTCAAAAACGCAATCAGTGCCTCACGCCAAGGTCTCAGAGGTTTCAGACCATTCGTTCGAATCGCCAGATGATCCATTACAGAGTATGCAGGACGCGGAGCTGGACGTGGAAACTGATCGGTTGTGCATGGATTAAGTTCGGCCGTTGGCTTGAATACACCATGCTTATTCGCTTCTTCGCTAATGGCCTGCGCAAACTCGTACCACGTGCAAATTCCCGAATTGGAAGCATGATAGATACCATATTTTTCACTAGCAGAAAGGGTATGAATGAATCGGGCAAGATCCACGGTATAGGTGGGCGAACCTTGTTGATCATGAACGACTTGCAGTTGTGGACGTTTCTCCATAAGTCCCAGCATGGTTTTAACAAAATTACTGCCAAATACGCCAAACACCCATGATGTTCGAACGATAAACCATCGCGTACACAAACTTTGAACCAGCCGTTCCCCAGCAAGCTTCGACTTGCCATAAACACTCTGCGGATTAGTTACATCGTACTCTCGGTAAGGTGTGCTCCCGCTCCCATCAAATACATAATCGGTACTGATATATACCAATTTTGCTTTCACACTCTCGGCGGCAACCGCAATGTTTCTAGTACCTGATGCATTGATAGCATATGCTGTATCCTCATCTACCTCAGCCTGATCGACCGCCGTGTAGGCAGCACAGTGAATAATGATGTGAGGCTGGAACGTCGTAATCATGTCGGTGCACTGCTGTTGATCGGTAATATCCATCTGATTTCTATCACAGGCCAGTACTTGATGCCCCTCTGTTTGGAAGGTCTTCACCACATCATAACCTAGCTGTCCCGCCGATCCAGTCACCATAACTCTATAGTTCATTGGGGCGAATCACCCATCCGCTTACCGTATTGAAGCTGGACATAATCCTGATACGCGCCTGATTGAATTCTGGTCCACCAATCCTGATGATTCAGATACCACTGAATCGTCTCTCTGATCCCAGTTTCAAAATTGTGTGCAGGTTGCCAGCCGAGCTCTGTACGTATCTTGGTAGGATCTATACCGTAACGCCGGTCATGTCCCAAGCGATCCTGTACATGTTTAATCAAACTCGCTGGTTTGCCCAGTTGCTCCAAAACAGTCTGCACAATATACATATTAGTGCGTTCGTTATTACCGCCAACGTTATATACCTCACCCGATTGTCCATTATGAATCACGAGATCAATCGCACTGCAGTGATCCTCGACATAAAGCCAGTCACGAATATTGAGCCCATCACCATATACTGGGATGGCTTCATCATTCAATGCACGGGATATAATCAGCGGAATCAGTTTCTCCGGGAATTGAAAAGGTCCATAGTTGTTGGAGCAACGTGTAATGTTTACAGGAAGTCCAAAGGTTTCATGGTAGGATCTTACAAGCAGATCCCCACCAGCTTTACTGGCAGAGTAAGGACTGTTAGGCATCAAAGGTGTATCTTCAGTAAATAAACCTGTTGCACCTAGTGATCCATACACCTCATCCGTCGATACCTGAACAAACTTGGTGACTTGATACTTCTTTGCCGCATCCAGCAGAACCTGAGTACCCATCACATTGGTACGGACAAAGATATCCGGGGACAGAATACTACGATCTACATGAGACTCGGCAGCGAAATTCACAATCACATCGATGCCTTGGGCAAAAATAGCTTCCATCTGCTGTACATCTGCAATATCTGCTTTGATAAATGTATATTGAGGATTAGACTCTACTGTATGCAAATTCTCCAAATTCCCCGCATACGTTAATGCATCAACATTGATAATTTCATAACTCGGATGTTCACGAAGCATATATAGCACAAAGTTGCTGCCGATAAATCCGGCCCCACCCGTAACCAGTAGTTTCATGCTGTCTCTCTCCCTCTGCCCCCAGATACAGAAGTATCTGAGAAGTCTGTTTATTTAGTCGAAGTTCAGTTCGGCATCTTTCAGTAAAGGATGCTTTTGGTCCTTCTCCGATAATATAGGTTTCGTCACAGGCCAATCAATGCCGAGCGCAGGATCATCCCATAAAATTCCACGATCATGTTCAGGCGAATAATAGGCGTCTACTTTATAAGTTACCTGAGAATGAGGTACCAAGGTGCAGAATCCATGAGCAAACCCCTGAGGAACAAGCAGTTGCCGCTGGTTGTACTCACTTAGAATGACACTTTTCCATTGTCCAAAGGTTGGGGAAGATTTCCGCACATCCACAATTACATCATATATAGCCCCAGATATAACCCTCACCAGTTTAGTCTGCGCCTTGGGATGAAGTTGGTAATGAAGTCCACGCAGAACACCAGCTTCAGCTGACAAGGATTGATTGTCCTGAATAAAGACGTGTTGTATCCCATTCTCATGCAGAACCTGTTCATTATAACTCTCCATAAAATATCCACGATGATCACCATAAACCTTGGGTTCTAAAATGGCTGCGCCATCCATAAACAGCGGAATTACCTTCATGACATCCCTCCGTTTTGCTGTTGACATCATTTCTTCATATTGACTATGTATATGTAAGGTGTCGGGTAAGTGTTTGTTCATTGGCCTGTATAACCCTTATATTTAATCTTCCATAAGATAAACCAAAGCCCAGCCGCGATATCATGCTTCGGCTGGGCTTCAAGAGAAAAAGGAAAACTATTATTGATTCTTTACGACCTGCTCCAAATACTTTAAGAGATCTTTCCGCAGATCCGGGCGTTGCAACGCATAATGTATGGACGTTTCAATAAAACCTAACTTCTCACCAACATCATGACGGAGCCCATCAAAGTGATATGCCAGAATCTGTCGCTGTTCATTCAATCGGGACAAAGCATCTGTGAGTTGGATTTCTCCGCCAACGCCAGCAGATTGTTGACCTAGTATCTCAAAGATATCCGGTGTAAGAATATAACGTCCCATAATAGCCAGGTTAGAGGGGGAATCTTCGGTCTTCGGTTTCTCAATTAAGCGGCGGGCGCGAAAGACACGTTCATCGGTACGAGTTAGCAACTCTCCGTCTACAATCCCGTAGCGGGATACCTCATTCCAATCGACAGGCTGTACACCAACGATTGGAGACTGCAGTTCATCATAAACCTCGATCATCTGCTTCAGGCAGGGATGGTCCGCTTCCACAATGTCGTCCCCTAACAGGACGGCAAAAGGTTCGTTGCCAATAAACTTGCGGGCGCACCAGATGGCGTGACCAAGTCCCTTCGGTTCCTTTTGACGGATATAATGAATGTCTGCCATCTCGGAAGGTTTGCGTACTTCGTTGAGTAGGTCCCATTTCTGTTTGCCCGCCAAATTCTGCTCCAGCTCAAAAGAATAGTCGAAGTGATCTTCAATGGCCCGTTTCCCTTTACCCGTCACAATAATGATATCTTCAATGCCAGAAGCTACGGCTTCTTCAATAATGTACTGGATCGTCGGCTTGTCCACGATGGGCAACATTTCTTTCGGCATCGCCTTAGTGGCAGGCAGAAACCGGGTACCCAACCCTGCGGCTGGAATAATCGCCTTGCGAAT from Paenibacillus sp. FSL R5-0341 harbors:
- a CDS encoding molybdopterin-dependent oxidoreductase, whose protein sequence is MKQWLKNMRKGYGKKLVSIHAWNAWIVVILAISGLMLVGGFWREILGIGRVWLKWLHIIVGLAMLAPVVYYLILAGKHWKQLRNRPWQRVNTIFVLALLVGWLLSGIVLWQFKLAGPRWSNAALLIHDLLTWVGLPYIIYHSITRTKWLKDPARRAVKTTTTSTQTQDTADPSDSISDEKETPAAISSSQFDRSSERDPLKSEERPQPVYTRRAFIRSAVGVGLAVTLGPTFISWVGRNLKIDNSIDSMLENDPNRMVPLPQPLSASSPPIGGGAEGHFRVYTVTPIPSFSNANWSFRIDGLVERAQVWNWEQFVKLARTVQVSDFHCVTGWSVYKNTWEGISLAQLLKQAGVKPEAHSVKFYSGDGVYTDAITMDQAQMEDIMVAVMHDGKPIPADLGGPVRLVIPQMYAYKSVKWLNRIELIDSEHIGYWEERGYDKDAWLTGASQRIPNNLSGSR
- the ligA gene encoding NAD-dependent DNA ligase LigA, producing the protein MDPMHRMEQLVTELNQHNYQYYTMDQPQISDKEYDLLYDELVTLEQESGIVLPDSPTQRVGGELLKGFTPHRHLSSLWSLDKAQNIEQLRSWNTRVLKLINDYNSKNPDTPLPEPGYVIELKFDGLTLNLTYTNGELVQASTRGNGTVGEGILAQVRTIRSVPLKIPYTSGTIEVQGEGIMNLSVLDRYNETAAEPLKNARNAAAGALRNLNPKATAERRLNAYFYNVGYSDDIQFANHQQMMDFLRENRFKVNPSITYFHEFDDVMEQLAAIQENRGQLDYLIDGAVIKITDMRTREVLGYTDKFPRWAVAYKFEAEETTTVLNAVVWNVGRTGKVTPLARVEPVELAGVTVQNCTLNNVGDIERKNLKFALGTRVFIRRSNDVIPEILGKVTEESDGEEIVFPEQCPACGFPLEQRGAHLFCNNRLACKPQTVARISHFASRDAMDIETFSEKTAIQLYDELNVREPADLYTLQFDDLVKLERFGEKKANNLIAALELSKDRDLASFLYSLGIPNTGKSTTRMLADHYRDLHAIMNATVEELVELPDVGGIVAESIVNFFADPFTQAAIEKMLNLGVKAQAPEAPAVAVVEDSFFSGKTVVLTGTLHQLTREEATQRLEALGAKVTGSVSKKTDLVIAGEKAGSKLTKAHDLGIPTIEDEDELVRLLNP
- the pcrA gene encoding DNA helicase PcrA gives rise to the protein MQPVNIHDAVARLNTPQRQAVEATDGPLLIMAGAGSGKTRVLTHRIAYLIATRKAPPWGILAITFTNKAAREMQDRVSQLVGGSQGRDIWVSTFHSMCVRILRRDIERIGFTSNFSILDSSDQLSVIRSCMKDQNIDTKKFEPKAVQSMMSTAKNELISPEQYEKQAGDYFEGIVAKIYKMYQKRLRANNSLDFDDLIMQTIQLFKEVPEVLDFYQKKFQYIHVDEYQDTNRAQYMLCRMLADSHHRICVVGDSDQSIYRWRGADISNILNFEKDYPEANTILLEQNYRSTSNILNAANEVIGLNTGRKPKKLWTDKEGGSKIKVYRADSEHDEGYFVTSEISKNVKNGKSYQNHAILYRTNAQSRVIEEILIKSDIPYQIVGGIKFYDRKEIKDILAYLRLLSNPDDDISLTRIINVPKRSIGDTTVAKLAAAAGERGISIFRVLQVVDDLGFAGRTRNALVEFYDMIAALHQMVEYLSVTELTEKILEMSQYRLEMQNENTLESRARLENIEEFLSVTMEFEKNNEDKTLVSFLTDLALIADIDSMNDDEEDQSDAVTLMTMHSAKGLEFPVVFIVGMEEGVFPHSRAFMDNEELEEERRLAYVGITRAEEQLFLSCAQMRTLFGRTTANPPSRFLDEIPDELKEDTSMARDRYRRGSSGGGSYGGRGLGSSGGSNFGGGTKLFDHQSKSGSSATSSTPTSRVTTSTSRPAYSTPSSASKPVASNGEAGFKAGDKVQHGKWGTGTIVAVKGTGNDTELQIAFPAPVGVKRLLAGFAPITKVE
- a CDS encoding heptaprenylglyceryl phosphate synthase; translated protein: MIDMIKQWRHVFKLDPDREITDEELDLVCMSGTDAIIVGGSSGITYDNTVDLMSRVRRYELPCVLEVSDLEAVVPGFDGYLIPMVLNATDSKWMIGHHQQAIERYGYLIPWDLLIAEGYIVLNANSTVARLTGADTELTTGAAVAYAQAAERLLNLPIVYMEYSGTFGDLELVGETYRQLDRAHLIYGGGIDDPEKAAQAAQVADTVVVGNIVYSDLNKALETVLVVKGTV